The proteins below are encoded in one region of Labilibaculum sp. DW002:
- a CDS encoding UDP-N-acetylmuramoyl-L-alanyl-D-glutamate--2,6-diaminopimelate ligase — MSVNINELFASVNIQSVKGSRDVEVNEVHFDSRKVKEGDLFVACRGTVSDGHDFIEKAVEQGAKVVVCEELPKSSSSETSFVLVEDASEALSHIAHNFYNKPTENIQLVGVTGTNGKTTIASLLYELFRKLGYKVGLLSTVTNYIDTKEVKATHTTPDAIQISKLLNEMIEEGCDYCFMEVSSHAIDQHRTSALNFKGGIFTNLTHDHLDYHKTFDAYLRAKKGFFDQLGKTSFAITNADDKNGKIMLQNTKAHKFTYSTRAFADFRAQILEKHFNGMMLEMDGLELWSNFIGDFNAHNLLAVYSAARLLDQPKDEVLMKMSELTSVAGRFESLISPNGVMAIVDYAHTPDALKNVLVTIDQLRTHNETVITVVGAGGDRDKTKRPLMGQVSAEYSDKVILTSDNPRSENPDQIIQEMKVGVDAHNLRKVLAITDRKEAIRTAIMLAQKDDIILVAGKGHEDYQEINGVKHHFDDKEIINEIFNQ, encoded by the coding sequence ATGAGTGTAAATATTAACGAGCTTTTTGCTTCGGTTAACATACAGAGTGTAAAGGGGAGCAGAGATGTTGAGGTGAACGAGGTGCACTTCGATTCGCGAAAAGTAAAAGAAGGAGATTTGTTTGTTGCCTGCAGAGGTACTGTCTCCGACGGACATGATTTTATTGAAAAAGCAGTAGAACAAGGTGCGAAAGTTGTTGTTTGTGAGGAGTTGCCAAAATCTAGCTCTTCTGAAACAAGTTTTGTGTTGGTTGAAGATGCTTCGGAAGCATTGTCGCACATTGCTCATAACTTTTACAATAAACCTACAGAAAATATTCAATTAGTAGGCGTTACAGGAACAAATGGAAAAACAACAATTGCAAGTTTACTTTACGAGCTGTTTCGAAAATTAGGTTATAAAGTTGGTTTACTCTCAACGGTAACCAATTATATCGACACTAAAGAAGTAAAAGCAACCCATACGACTCCTGATGCCATTCAAATCTCGAAACTTTTAAATGAGATGATTGAGGAAGGATGCGACTACTGTTTTATGGAAGTTAGTTCTCACGCAATTGATCAACATAGAACAAGTGCTTTAAATTTTAAAGGAGGTATTTTCACAAACCTTACTCATGACCATCTTGATTATCACAAAACTTTTGATGCTTATTTAAGAGCCAAAAAAGGTTTTTTCGATCAACTGGGTAAAACATCCTTTGCTATTACCAATGCAGATGATAAGAATGGTAAAATAATGCTTCAGAATACAAAAGCTCATAAGTTCACTTATTCTACCCGTGCCTTTGCCGACTTTAGAGCACAAATTCTGGAAAAACATTTCAATGGTATGATGTTGGAAATGGATGGTCTTGAATTATGGTCAAATTTCATCGGTGATTTCAATGCTCATAATTTGCTTGCTGTTTATAGTGCTGCTCGACTTCTTGATCAACCGAAAGATGAAGTTCTAATGAAGATGAGTGAACTAACTTCTGTTGCAGGCCGATTTGAAAGTCTTATTTCTCCAAACGGTGTAATGGCCATTGTGGACTATGCCCATACGCCTGATGCATTAAAAAATGTACTTGTAACAATTGACCAGCTTCGAACTCATAACGAAACTGTAATTACAGTTGTAGGCGCCGGTGGTGACAGAGACAAGACCAAACGTCCGTTAATGGGGCAAGTTAGTGCAGAATATAGTGATAAGGTTATTCTAACATCTGATAACCCTCGTTCTGAAAATCCAGATCAGATCATTCAGGAGATGAAAGTGGGTGTTGATGCGCACAACCTTCGTAAGGTTTTGGCCATTACCGACCGTAAAGAGGCTATTCGTACAGCAATTATGCTGGCCCAAAAAGATGATATTATCCTGGTAGCTGGAAAAGGACACGAAGATTACCAGGAAATAAACGGTGTGAAGCATCACTTCGATGACAAAGAAATTATTAACGAAATATTTAATCAATAA
- a CDS encoding penicillin-binding protein, with protein MWRVGAIYTLVLIFAILIVGRVVALQLFEGDKWRSKAQTLSQRDVIVHANRGDICAADGRLLASSLPYYQIRMDFRAHGLTDSVFRADVDSLALCLSRFFNDKSARDYRNMLWKAKYRTKKNRYFLINRRKINYNGLKKIKNFPLFRLGKNKGGLICEQENRRIQPHLNLANRTIGYLLEGEQKQKIGKVGIEGAFESELKGVDGISIIQKLSGRWLPVNMVEPKDGNDLITTIDVNYQDVAQSALEQQLIKYNARHGSVVLMEVKTGAIKAIANLGFDEKSQSYKENYNYAIGEATEPGSTFKLASVMALLEDGYVGPMDSVDTGNGVYSFYKEKMRDSHYGGYGKITVQEAFEKSSNVGISKLVNEHYKNKPRSFINRLYEFRLNEPLGLDIKGEGIPSIKYPDDPTWSGVSLPWMSIGYAVEQTPLQTLTFYNAIANDGKMMKPRFVKELRYHGEVIREFDDEVLKSKICSNQTLEYVQNMLEGVVLRGTSRNLRNANYSIAGKTGTAQIADKNKGYKVKVYQASFVGYFPADDPMYSCIVVVNRPNKTKGFYGNQVAGPVFKTIADKVYAMSYSMHPIKVDEESIEPLVPVSLNGFKADLDNVFGELDIEIANEDINSDWVMTSRKDSIIEYKYRTVKKFVVPNVKGMGVQDALYILENAGLRVQVKGMGSVAKQSLRPGSYFKKGDRISISLS; from the coding sequence ATGTGGCGAGTTGGGGCTATCTATACTTTGGTGTTGATTTTTGCAATACTTATTGTAGGTAGAGTTGTAGCCTTGCAATTGTTCGAAGGAGATAAGTGGAGAAGTAAAGCTCAGACTCTTTCGCAACGAGATGTGATCGTACATGCCAATCGTGGTGATATTTGCGCTGCAGATGGCCGCCTTCTGGCAAGTTCATTGCCTTATTATCAGATCCGTATGGATTTTAGAGCCCACGGATTAACAGATTCAGTTTTTCGTGCTGATGTTGATTCTTTAGCTTTATGTTTGTCTCGATTCTTCAATGATAAATCAGCCAGAGATTATAGAAATATGCTTTGGAAGGCGAAATATCGCACCAAGAAAAATCGCTATTTCTTAATTAATAGAAGAAAAATCAATTACAACGGATTAAAGAAAATCAAAAACTTTCCCCTTTTTAGATTAGGGAAAAATAAGGGTGGCTTAATTTGTGAGCAAGAGAATCGAAGAATTCAACCGCATCTAAATCTGGCAAACAGAACAATAGGTTATTTGTTAGAGGGAGAACAAAAGCAAAAAATTGGTAAAGTTGGTATTGAGGGAGCTTTTGAGAGTGAATTAAAGGGTGTTGATGGAATTAGCATCATTCAAAAACTGTCTGGCAGATGGTTGCCTGTTAATATGGTAGAACCAAAAGATGGTAACGATCTAATTACGACTATCGATGTGAATTATCAGGATGTTGCGCAATCGGCATTGGAGCAACAGCTAATTAAATACAACGCTCGTCATGGTTCGGTAGTTTTAATGGAAGTGAAAACTGGAGCTATCAAGGCAATTGCCAATTTAGGTTTCGACGAAAAAAGTCAATCTTATAAGGAAAATTACAATTATGCAATTGGAGAAGCAACCGAACCAGGTTCTACATTTAAGTTAGCATCGGTAATGGCATTGTTGGAGGATGGCTATGTTGGTCCAATGGATTCTGTTGATACAGGAAATGGCGTTTATAGTTTCTACAAAGAAAAAATGCGTGATTCTCATTATGGGGGGTATGGGAAGATAACTGTGCAAGAAGCTTTTGAAAAATCATCAAATGTTGGAATTTCAAAATTGGTGAACGAGCATTATAAAAATAAGCCAAGATCATTTATCAATCGGTTATACGAATTCAGATTAAACGAACCTTTAGGTTTAGATATAAAAGGAGAGGGCATTCCAAGTATAAAATATCCTGATGATCCAACTTGGTCAGGAGTATCCTTGCCATGGATGTCAATTGGTTATGCTGTTGAGCAAACGCCGCTACAAACGCTGACCTTTTACAATGCAATTGCCAACGATGGTAAAATGATGAAGCCACGTTTTGTAAAAGAGCTTCGTTACCATGGTGAGGTGATTCGTGAGTTCGATGATGAGGTTTTGAAATCGAAAATTTGTTCTAATCAAACTTTAGAATATGTTCAGAATATGTTGGAAGGTGTTGTTTTAAGAGGGACTTCTAGAAATTTACGAAATGCCAATTATTCGATTGCCGGAAAGACAGGAACTGCTCAAATTGCTGATAAAAACAAAGGATATAAAGTCAAGGTTTATCAAGCTTCCTTTGTTGGTTATTTTCCTGCAGATGATCCGATGTATTCTTGTATTGTGGTTGTTAATCGACCAAACAAGACCAAAGGATTTTATGGGAATCAGGTAGCTGGACCCGTTTTTAAAACCATTGCTGATAAGGTTTATGCAATGAGTTATTCAATGCACCCTATTAAAGTGGACGAGGAAAGCATAGAGCCGCTTGTACCTGTGTCATTGAATGGATTTAAAGCCGATTTAGATAATGTTTTTGGTGAATTGGATATCGAGATCGCCAATGAGGATATTAATTCTGATTGGGTAATGACATCTCGAAAAGATTCAATTATTGAATACAAATATAGAACGGTTAAGAAGTTTGTAGTTCCTAATGTAAAAGGAATGGGCGTGCAAGATGCCTTGTACATTCTCGAAAATGCCGGATTACGAGTGCAGGTAAAAGGAATGGGATCGGTTGCAAAACAATCTCTTCGACCTGGTTCTTATTTTAAAAAGGGAGATCGAATTTCGATTAGTTTATCGTAA
- a CDS encoding FtsL-like putative cell division protein, whose protein sequence is MFKFRKKYNDFIKPSEELKETPSGSIKDFIDGSILSKTAVVQQLPFILFLVALGIFYISNRYHSERVYREMISLEKELKELRFESITTASDLMYMSKQSEVVKRVKREGLI, encoded by the coding sequence ATGTTTAAATTTCGTAAAAAATACAATGATTTTATCAAGCCTAGCGAGGAACTGAAAGAGACACCTTCAGGTTCGATCAAGGATTTTATTGATGGAAGTATTTTATCGAAAACGGCAGTTGTACAGCAATTGCCTTTTATCCTTTTTTTAGTGGCTTTAGGTATTTTTTATATCAGTAATCGATATCACTCAGAGCGCGTTTATCGAGAAATGATTAGTCTGGAAAAAGAATTAAAAGAGCTTCGTTTTGAATCAATAACAACTGCATCAGATTTGATGTATATGAGCAAACAATCAGAAGTTGTAAAAAGAGTAAAAAGAGAGGGCTTGATTTAA
- the rsmH gene encoding 16S rRNA (cytosine(1402)-N(4))-methyltransferase RsmH, which yields MSEYHIPVLLGESIEALDIKPDGIYVDLTFGGGGHSREIIKHLTTGKLIGFDQDVDAERNIIDDERFIFIRHNFRYFKNFLKYIGYEKVDGILADLGVSSHEFDVAERGFSFRFDGDLDMRMNQTSDFTAADLLNDYSVEDLFRIFKYYGEVKNPGKLVRLIDNRRKETPFTTIQDFKEVIAPCTPKFKEHKYLAQVFQAIRIEVNQEMDVLKEMLMQCADMLKPEGRLVVITYHSLEDRLVKNFIRDGKFDGSAEKDFFGNVQTPLMAVNRKVILPSEKEIELNGRARSAKMRIAQPK from the coding sequence ATGAGTGAATATCACATACCAGTTTTACTAGGAGAGAGCATTGAAGCTTTAGACATCAAACCAGATGGGATATATGTCGATTTAACTTTTGGTGGCGGTGGTCATTCAAGAGAAATTATTAAACATCTTACAACAGGCAAACTTATTGGTTTCGACCAAGATGTGGATGCAGAGAGAAATATAATTGATGATGAACGTTTTATTTTTATTCGTCACAATTTTAGATATTTCAAAAATTTTCTAAAATATATTGGCTACGAAAAAGTGGATGGTATTCTTGCCGACCTTGGTGTGTCATCTCACGAATTTGATGTTGCAGAACGTGGGTTTTCATTCCGATTTGATGGTGACTTGGATATGAGAATGAATCAAACCTCAGATTTTACTGCGGCTGATTTGTTAAATGATTACAGTGTTGAAGATCTGTTTCGAATTTTTAAATACTATGGGGAAGTGAAAAATCCTGGTAAGTTGGTTCGATTGATTGATAATCGAAGAAAAGAAACACCTTTTACAACAATTCAAGATTTTAAAGAGGTAATTGCACCTTGCACGCCAAAATTTAAGGAGCATAAATATTTAGCTCAAGTTTTTCAGGCCATTCGTATTGAGGTTAATCAAGAAATGGATGTGTTGAAAGAGATGTTAATGCAGTGTGCTGATATGTTAAAGCCTGAAGGCCGTCTTGTTGTAATAACCTATCATTCTTTGGAAGATCGATTGGTTAAGAATTTTATACGAGATGGGAAGTTTGATGGTTCTGCAGAGAAGGATTTCTTCGGAAATGTACAAACGCCATTGATGGCGGTAAACAGAAAAGTAATTCTTCCGAGCGAAAAGGAAATTGAATTAAACGGTAGAGCACGTAGTGCAAAAATGAGAATTGCTCAACCTAAATAG
- a CDS encoding division/cell wall cluster transcriptional repressor MraZ yields MVTFIGDYPCRLDAKGRVLLPSPFRKLLNGDSESRCVLRKNLYEKCLDLYSITEWEKQTELVRAKVNPFNKKHAGFLREFFRGTAEVPIDANGRILIPKKFFEFAGFTKEVTLAGQDGKIEIWDTETYEQSALGQDGFSDLADEILGGDANDE; encoded by the coding sequence ATGGTAACATTTATAGGTGATTATCCTTGTCGATTAGATGCTAAAGGCCGTGTTTTATTGCCTTCGCCTTTTCGGAAACTCTTAAATGGAGATTCTGAGAGTCGTTGTGTCTTGCGAAAAAATCTCTATGAAAAATGTTTGGACTTGTATTCGATTACAGAATGGGAGAAGCAAACAGAGTTGGTAAGAGCTAAGGTGAATCCATTTAATAAAAAACATGCGGGCTTTTTACGTGAGTTTTTTCGTGGCACCGCCGAAGTTCCAATTGATGCCAATGGGCGAATTTTAATACCTAAGAAGTTTTTTGAGTTTGCAGGTTTTACCAAAGAGGTCACATTAGCTGGGCAAGATGGTAAAATTGAAATATGGGATACAGAAACTTACGAACAATCAGCATTAGGACAGGATGGGTTTAGCGATTTAGCTGATGAGATTCTGGGTGGTGATGCAAATGATGAGTAA
- a CDS encoding 1-acyl-sn-glycerol-3-phosphate acyltransferase: MEKENTSESYPKIDIEKVIASKSEKLAKVLPGFIVRYLKKILHQDELNDFLSRNHQKQGIDFADSVLEELDITFEVKGFENIKTDGRYIFACNHPLGGPDGLILISLFGKHFKTIRFLVNDILMNIKNMGKVFVPINKHGGQAKEAAKIIEAAYSSDSTILTFPAGLVSRKQQGVIKDLEWKKSFIVKAKKHERDIVPLHIDGRNSNFFYRLANLRKFLGLKSNLEMLYLPNELFKQRGKKFTVRIGKPISYQTFDSSLSYDKWAEKMKRATYNLADQ, translated from the coding sequence ATGGAAAAAGAAAACACAAGCGAAAGCTATCCAAAAATCGATATCGAAAAAGTTATTGCAAGTAAAAGTGAAAAACTAGCCAAAGTATTACCAGGTTTTATTGTTCGCTATTTAAAAAAGATCCTTCATCAAGATGAGCTAAATGATTTCCTATCAAGAAATCACCAAAAGCAAGGCATTGATTTTGCTGATAGTGTTCTCGAAGAACTTGACATTACCTTTGAAGTAAAAGGATTTGAGAACATTAAAACTGATGGTAGATATATTTTTGCCTGTAATCATCCACTGGGTGGACCAGATGGTCTTATCCTTATTAGTCTTTTTGGCAAACACTTTAAAACCATCCGCTTTTTGGTTAATGATATTCTTATGAATATTAAAAATATGGGCAAGGTCTTTGTTCCTATCAACAAACATGGTGGTCAGGCCAAAGAAGCAGCAAAAATTATTGAAGCAGCATACAGTTCTGATTCTACAATTCTGACTTTCCCTGCCGGACTTGTTTCCAGAAAACAACAAGGTGTAATCAAAGATCTTGAATGGAAAAAGAGCTTTATTGTAAAAGCTAAGAAACACGAGCGTGATATTGTGCCTCTTCATATTGACGGAAGAAATTCTAACTTTTTTTACAGACTAGCTAATCTTCGGAAATTTCTAGGCTTAAAATCTAATTTGGAAATGTTATATTTGCCAAACGAACTTTTTAAGCAAAGAGGAAAGAAGTTTACTGTTCGAATTGGCAAACCGATTTCTTACCAAACCTTTGACAGCAGTTTATCGTATGATAAGTGGGCTGAAAAAATGAAAAGAGCAACCTACAATTTAGCGGACCAATAA
- a CDS encoding GNAT family N-acetyltransferase, producing MKEIIPPVAREELEKELTEERFVRKTNKGSNEIYSFTHHDSPNLMREVGRLREITFRKAGGGTGKDIDIDHYDLDEKPYHQLIVWDPSAKEILGGYRYIICKDAPIDENGKTYLATSRLFNFSDEFKKDYMPHTIELGRSFVQPEYQSILKGRKSLYALDNLWDGLGALIVEYPEVKYFFGKVTMYPHFNTEARNHILYFMNRMFNDPDKLATPTTPLVTNMDTETLAKDFCYDTFEENYKVLSQNVRKNGANIPPLINAYMGLSPTMRSFGTAVNSHFGDVEETGIMITIEDVYDQKIDRHTSSYLSFLKIKFPKAPKLNIFKKK from the coding sequence ATGAAAGAAATTATTCCCCCTGTAGCGCGAGAGGAACTTGAAAAGGAGTTGACTGAAGAAAGATTTGTACGCAAGACCAACAAGGGCTCGAATGAAATCTATAGTTTCACACATCACGACTCTCCAAACTTGATGAGAGAAGTTGGTCGTTTACGCGAAATTACTTTCCGTAAAGCTGGTGGTGGAACTGGAAAAGACATAGATATTGATCATTATGATTTAGATGAGAAGCCATATCATCAGCTTATTGTTTGGGATCCAAGTGCAAAAGAAATTTTAGGTGGTTATCGCTATATTATCTGCAAAGATGCTCCCATTGATGAAAATGGGAAAACTTACCTAGCAACTTCCAGGTTGTTTAATTTTTCTGACGAATTCAAGAAGGATTACATGCCTCACACCATTGAATTAGGAAGATCTTTTGTTCAGCCGGAATATCAATCAATTTTAAAAGGACGAAAGAGTCTTTATGCATTAGACAATTTATGGGATGGGCTTGGTGCTCTAATTGTGGAGTATCCTGAGGTCAAATATTTCTTTGGGAAAGTGACCATGTATCCTCATTTTAACACCGAGGCTAGAAATCATATTTTGTATTTCATGAATCGCATGTTCAACGATCCTGATAAACTGGCTACGCCAACAACGCCTCTTGTAACTAACATGGATACTGAGACGCTAGCAAAAGATTTTTGTTACGATACATTTGAAGAGAACTATAAAGTTTTATCGCAAAATGTTCGCAAAAATGGAGCTAATATCCCACCATTAATCAATGCTTACATGGGCTTATCTCCAACGATGAGAAGCTTTGGAACAGCTGTAAATTCGCATTTTGGTGATGTTGAAGAAACAGGTATCATGATTACTATTGAGGATGTTTACGATCAGAAAATTGACAGACACACCTCTTCTTATCTTTCATTCTTAAAGATCAAATTTCCAAAGGCTCCTAAATTAAATATTTTCAAAAAGAAATAA
- a CDS encoding amidophosphoribosyltransferase: MSDQLKHECGIALVRLRKPLEYYQEKYGTWQYGIQKLCLLMEKQHNRGQEGAGAASIKIDQQPGTKYIHRHRSNGNQPIKDVFDGVYKDLAAAEASDPDKFNDPAWAKANLPFAGELYLGHLRYGTFGRNSIDFVHPVKRENNWRSRNLVLAGNFNLTNVDELFDLLVSLGQSPTDYTDTVTILEKVGHYLDEENQLKFRQYKNEGFTSQEISPLIENNLDVQKVLASASRDWDGGYAIAGMFGHGDSFVMRDPWGIRPAYYYQDDEIVVVASERPVIQTALNVKADTIKEIEPGNGVIIRKNGDVAEVPVRVPQKRRSCSFERIYFSRGSDKDIYLERKKLGELLTPAILDSIDNDIANSVFSFIPNTAETAFYGMMEGVRNHLQEDKKRKIHDLNGEWTEEKLQEIISVEPRVEKIAVKDVKLRTFISGDEGRDDLVGHVYDVTYGIVRNDVDNLVIIDDSIVRGTTLKKSILRILDRLHPKKIVVVSSAPQIRYPDCYGIDMTRMGDFCAFNAAIALLKERNMENVIDDVYQKCKAQENLPKEEVMNYVTEIYKPFTPEEISDKISEQLTPENMNAEVKIVFQSIENLHAACPENNGDWYFTGDYPTPGGNKVVNTSFINYVEGNTKRAY, encoded by the coding sequence ATGAGTGATCAACTTAAACACGAGTGCGGAATAGCTTTAGTCCGTTTGCGTAAACCTCTTGAGTATTATCAGGAAAAGTATGGGACTTGGCAATATGGAATTCAGAAGCTTTGTCTTTTGATGGAGAAGCAACACAACAGAGGACAAGAAGGAGCAGGAGCCGCTAGTATAAAAATCGATCAGCAACCAGGAACAAAGTATATTCATCGTCATCGTTCTAATGGGAATCAGCCAATAAAGGATGTTTTCGATGGAGTTTATAAAGATCTTGCAGCAGCTGAAGCTAGTGATCCAGATAAGTTTAATGATCCGGCTTGGGCGAAAGCTAATTTGCCATTCGCGGGGGAATTGTATTTGGGGCATTTAAGATACGGAACATTTGGTCGTAACAGTATCGATTTTGTTCACCCTGTTAAGCGTGAAAACAACTGGCGTTCTCGTAACTTGGTATTGGCAGGTAACTTTAACCTAACCAATGTTGATGAATTATTTGATCTATTGGTTTCCTTAGGTCAGAGTCCAACAGATTATACTGATACAGTAACTATTCTTGAAAAGGTTGGTCATTATCTTGATGAGGAGAATCAACTTAAATTCAGACAATATAAAAATGAAGGTTTTACTTCTCAGGAAATTTCTCCATTAATTGAGAATAATCTTGACGTTCAGAAAGTATTGGCAAGCGCTTCTCGTGATTGGGATGGTGGTTATGCTATTGCTGGTATGTTTGGGCATGGTGATTCTTTTGTAATGCGTGACCCATGGGGTATACGTCCAGCCTATTATTATCAGGATGATGAGATTGTCGTGGTTGCTTCAGAGCGTCCGGTTATTCAAACAGCCTTGAATGTAAAAGCTGATACGATTAAAGAAATTGAGCCAGGAAATGGCGTAATCATTAGAAAGAATGGTGATGTTGCTGAAGTACCTGTACGTGTGCCACAAAAACGCAGATCTTGTTCATTTGAGCGTATTTATTTCTCTCGTGGATCTGATAAGGATATCTATCTTGAAAGAAAGAAATTGGGTGAGCTTTTAACACCTGCCATTCTTGATAGTATCGATAATGATATTGCGAACTCTGTTTTTTCATTCATTCCTAACACAGCCGAGACTGCTTTTTACGGAATGATGGAAGGTGTTCGAAATCACTTGCAAGAGGACAAGAAACGTAAGATTCATGATCTAAACGGCGAATGGACTGAAGAAAAATTACAGGAGATTATTTCGGTAGAACCTCGTGTTGAGAAAATAGCTGTTAAAGATGTTAAGCTAAGAACATTTATTTCTGGAGACGAAGGTCGTGACGATTTAGTTGGTCACGTTTATGATGTAACTTATGGTATTGTTCGTAACGATGTTGATAATCTAGTGATTATTGACGATTCAATCGTTCGGGGAACAACGCTTAAGAAAAGTATCCTAAGAATTCTCGATAGACTTCATCCAAAGAAGATTGTTGTTGTTTCATCGGCACCTCAAATTCGTTACCCAGACTGTTATGGTATTGATATGACAAGAATGGGCGATTTCTGTGCCTTTAATGCAGCAATTGCTTTGCTTAAGGAAAGAAATATGGAGAACGTAATTGATGATGTTTACCAGAAATGTAAAGCTCAGGAAAACTTGCCTAAAGAAGAAGTTATGAATTATGTAACTGAAATCTATAAGCCATTTACTCCGGAAGAAATATCGGATAAAATTTCTGAACAGTTAACTCCGGAAAACATGAATGCAGAAGTGAAGATTGTTTTCCAATCAATAGAAAACTTACACGCTGCTTGTCCTGAAAATAATGGTGACTGGTATTTCACAGGTGACTACCCAACTCCGGGAGGAAACAAGGTTGTAAATACATCATTTATCAACTATGTTGAAGGAAATACAAAAAGAGCTTACTAG
- a CDS encoding universal stress protein, which yields MKRILVPIDFSGDSLKALRFAIYLANKLDCHLRIIHVQKSEKFEIPFHFEEMKNEIIHTVQEYLEKLIELHSAGYCVKNGVFDFKIRTGSVYREIVNQAKYGDAYMILMGAYGASGFEEFFIGSNAFKVVRNADCPVITVQNEFTKGQLKTIVMPIDASTETRKKIPFVTDIASSCNAKVHILGVHETTNSQIVGKIEHYMRQAEGYFKEANVEFVSSLRQGDNNTFSSLDYAREVEADLITIMTEQAESSFNMFFGSYAQQMVNRSEIPILSVPND from the coding sequence ATGAAGCGTATTTTAGTTCCAATCGATTTTTCAGGAGATTCACTCAAAGCTTTGAGGTTTGCCATTTATTTGGCGAATAAATTGGATTGCCATCTTAGGATAATTCATGTGCAAAAATCCGAAAAGTTTGAAATTCCATTTCATTTTGAAGAAATGAAAAATGAGATCATTCATACGGTGCAAGAATATTTAGAAAAATTGATAGAACTTCATTCTGCTGGCTATTGTGTCAAGAATGGAGTTTTTGATTTTAAGATAAGAACCGGAAGTGTTTATCGAGAAATCGTAAATCAGGCTAAATACGGAGATGCCTATATGATTCTAATGGGAGCATATGGAGCTTCTGGTTTTGAAGAGTTTTTTATTGGAAGTAACGCTTTTAAGGTTGTTCGAAATGCTGATTGTCCAGTTATAACGGTTCAAAATGAATTTACAAAAGGGCAGTTGAAAACAATTGTTATGCCTATCGATGCGAGTACTGAAACAAGAAAGAAGATCCCTTTTGTTACTGATATAGCTTCTAGTTGCAATGCAAAAGTTCATATTTTAGGGGTTCATGAAACAACAAACTCGCAAATTGTTGGGAAAATTGAGCATTACATGAGACAAGCCGAAGGTTATTTTAAAGAGGCGAATGTCGAATTTGTGTCGAGCCTTCGTCAGGGAGATAATAATACATTCTCCTCTCTTGATTATGCTCGTGAAGTGGAGGCTGACCTAATAACAATAATGACAGAGCAAGCAGAAAGCTCGTTTAATATGTTCTTTGGATCCTATGCTCAACAAATGGTGAATCGATCGGAAATTCCAATTTTATCTGTTCCTAACGATTAA